In Alteracholeplasma palmae J233, a single genomic region encodes these proteins:
- the sufC gene encoding Fe-S cluster assembly ATPase SufC codes for MSKLEIKDLHVKIENKEILKGVNLVVNTGEVHAIMGPNGTGKSTLASALMGHPKYEVTEGTAHLDNDDLLEMEVDERARAGLFLAMQYPAEVPGVTNSDFMRQALKSVSGKDVPLISFILKYEKNAEELKMRKDLPHRYLNEGFSGGERKRNEILQLKTLKPKIAILDEIDSGLDIDALKIVGENVNDMISKDFGCILITHYQRILDYIKPTHVHIMINGKIVLTGGKELIEKIDANGYEWVKEELGIEFEIGQE; via the coding sequence ATGTCAAAATTAGAAATAAAAGATTTACACGTAAAAATAGAAAACAAAGAAATCCTTAAAGGAGTAAATCTTGTTGTTAATACTGGTGAAGTCCATGCGATTATGGGACCTAACGGAACTGGTAAGTCAACCTTAGCAAGTGCCTTAATGGGACACCCTAAATATGAAGTCACAGAAGGAACTGCACATTTAGATAATGATGATTTATTAGAAATGGAAGTAGACGAGAGAGCTCGTGCAGGTCTTTTTTTAGCAATGCAGTACCCAGCTGAAGTACCTGGGGTAACTAATAGTGATTTTATGAGACAAGCATTAAAATCAGTTTCAGGTAAAGATGTTCCATTAATTAGCTTTATCTTAAAATATGAAAAAAATGCAGAAGAATTAAAAATGCGTAAAGACTTACCACATAGATATTTAAATGAAGGTTTTTCTGGTGGAGAAAGAAAAAGAAACGAAATTCTACAATTAAAAACACTTAAACCCAAAATAGCTATTTTAGATGAAATAGACTCAGGTCTAGATATAGACGCTTTAAAAATTGTTGGTGAAAATGTAAATGATATGATTAGTAAAGACTTTGGCTGTATCTTAATTACTCACTACCAAAGAATTCTTGATTACATTAAACCAACACACGTACATATTATGATCAACGGTAAGATTGTATTAACTGGTGGAAAAGAATTAATTGAAAAAATTGATGCTAATGGATATGAATGGGTAAAAGAAGAATTAGGAATAGAATTTGAAATAGGTCAAGAATAA
- a CDS encoding SufD family Fe-S cluster assembly protein: MEAIVIKNHQVISNNLPKEFKFENKKLTIPSKTIYHEPIKITLLEDNHDELEIVIGESSEIKIILEVTDDTMTQSDYKIKLTAAKNAKVKYLLVAALKSTKATLNHEFIALEDTNLELLAGLVSNVLTAKLDVAVAGKGASVNIKAIAVSSDEHDQNIDVYMKHQAPNTFGDMTNIGIANKKGRVILNGVEKIEKGMKNSNVYQTLKGIITSNEAVIEVNPILLIDEYDIKAGHAATVGKLEEESLYYLMSRGLSKIDAEKLIINGFLQPVINEIDDEELKERFVELVNSRI, translated from the coding sequence ATGGAAGCTATCGTTATTAAAAACCATCAAGTTATTTCTAATAACTTACCTAAAGAATTCAAATTTGAAAATAAAAAATTAACAATTCCTAGTAAAACCATTTACCACGAACCAATTAAAATTACATTATTAGAAGACAATCATGATGAATTAGAAATTGTGATTGGAGAAAGTAGCGAAATTAAAATTATTTTAGAAGTAACAGATGATACGATGACTCAAAGTGATTATAAAATCAAATTAACAGCTGCTAAAAACGCTAAAGTTAAATACTTATTAGTTGCTGCTCTAAAGAGCACTAAAGCAACCCTAAATCATGAGTTTATCGCATTAGAAGATACTAACCTAGAATTGTTGGCAGGATTAGTAAGTAATGTCTTAACTGCTAAATTAGACGTGGCTGTTGCCGGAAAAGGCGCTAGCGTTAATATTAAAGCAATCGCAGTTTCAAGTGATGAACACGATCAAAATATAGATGTGTATATGAAACACCAAGCGCCTAATACATTTGGGGATATGACTAATATCGGTATTGCCAATAAAAAAGGTAGAGTTATTTTAAATGGTGTTGAAAAAATAGAAAAAGGAATGAAAAATTCTAATGTCTATCAAACCTTAAAAGGAATCATTACTTCAAATGAAGCAGTTATAGAAGTTAATCCTATTTTACTTATTGATGAATATGATATTAAAGCAGGTCATGCCGCAACCGTTGGTAAACTTGAAGAAGAATCTTTATATTATTTAATGAGTAGAGGATTATCTAAAATAGATGCTGAAAAACTTATTATAAACGGGTTCTTACAACCAGTTATAAATGAAATTGATGATGAAGAATTAAAAGAAAGATTTGTAGAGTTAGTTAACTCAAGGATTTAA
- a CDS encoding aminotransferase class V-fold PLP-dependent enzyme: MNIDKIKSLFPIFKINKEIVYLDSAASSLKPQRVIDALTYYYANNGSNIHRGVYKLASIATDAFELTRKNLATFINALENEVIFTKGTTDSLNIIAESYKNFINEGDEIITSELEHHSSMLPWQQVAIERKAKLVYVPLDSDHKITVENFKKVLTDKTKVVALTHVSNVLGYETPIKEIAFLAHQKNAIVILDAAQSISHMPIDVKDLNVDFMAFSSHKMYGPNGVGVLYGKYELLEKMPPVEFGGEMVHLTNKENATWKVPPYKFEAGTPDVADVIALNEAVSLINEIGFKTIMEHEEKLHQYTLEKMSKIKGVNIFNQKADHAIIAFNINDVHPHDVASILDQYNVCVRAGHHCAQLVSKALNQPSTLRASFAIYNTYEDCDKLVDAVIKARDFFNQF, translated from the coding sequence ATGAATATTGATAAAATAAAAAGTTTATTTCCAATTTTTAAAATTAATAAAGAAATAGTTTATTTAGATAGTGCAGCATCTTCTTTAAAACCTCAAAGAGTGATAGATGCGTTAACTTATTATTACGCTAACAATGGATCAAACATCCATCGTGGGGTATATAAACTAGCAAGTATAGCAACTGATGCGTTTGAACTCACAAGAAAGAATTTAGCTACTTTTATTAATGCTTTGGAAAATGAAGTTATCTTTACTAAAGGGACAACGGATTCTTTAAATATCATTGCTGAAAGTTATAAGAATTTTATCAATGAAGGCGATGAAATTATCACATCAGAATTAGAACATCATTCATCTATGTTACCTTGGCAACAAGTAGCAATAGAAAGAAAAGCTAAACTTGTTTATGTACCACTTGATAGCGATCATAAAATAACTGTTGAAAACTTTAAAAAGGTATTAACAGATAAAACTAAGGTAGTTGCTTTAACACACGTTTCAAATGTTTTAGGATATGAAACTCCAATTAAGGAAATAGCTTTTTTAGCTCATCAAAAAAATGCAATTGTTATTTTAGATGCTGCCCAATCAATTAGTCATATGCCAATTGATGTTAAAGATTTAAATGTAGACTTTATGGCTTTTTCAAGCCATAAAATGTATGGACCAAATGGTGTAGGTGTACTTTATGGTAAGTATGAATTACTAGAAAAAATGCCACCAGTTGAATTTGGTGGAGAAATGGTTCATCTAACAAATAAAGAAAATGCAACTTGGAAAGTTCCACCTTATAAGTTTGAAGCAGGAACACCTGATGTTGCAGATGTAATTGCATTAAATGAAGCTGTTTCATTAATCAATGAAATAGGGTTTAAAACAATTATGGAGCATGAAGAAAAACTACACCAATATACATTAGAAAAAATGAGCAAAATTAAAGGTGTAAACATTTTTAACCAGAAAGCAGATCATGCCATTATTGCCTTTAATATTAATGATGTGCATCCACATGATGTAGCAAGCATTCTAGACCAATATAATGTCTGTGTAAGAGCAGGTCATCATTGTGCTCAATTAGTATCAAAAGCATTAAATCAACCCTCAACATTAAGAGCTTCATTTGCTATTTATAATACATATGAAGATTGTGATAAGTTAGTAGATGCAGTGATTAAGGCAAGAGATTTTTTTAACCAATTTTAA
- the sufU gene encoding Fe-S cluster assembly sulfur transfer protein SufU, which produces MDIQNLYRQVIMDHYKNPQNKGLVNDANYLTIHMNNPSCGDDMTVQLKIEDKVITDVRHQGTGCSICCSSGSVMSVTLKGKTVKEALEIIHEFFEMVQAKPYNENILEGDAIVYQGVSQFPARIKCATLSWKAVEQGLNKKEE; this is translated from the coding sequence ATGGACATTCAAAATTTATATCGTCAAGTGATTATGGATCATTACAAAAATCCACAAAATAAAGGCTTAGTAAATGATGCTAATTATTTAACTATCCATATGAATAACCCTTCGTGTGGTGATGATATGACAGTACAATTAAAAATAGAAGATAAGGTCATTACTGATGTGAGACATCAAGGAACTGGGTGTTCTATTTGTTGCTCATCCGGAAGTGTTATGTCAGTTACTCTTAAAGGAAAAACAGTAAAAGAAGCGTTAGAAATTATACATGAGTTTTTTGAAATGGTACAAGCAAAACCATATAATGAAAATATTTTAGAAGGAGACGCTATTGTATATCAAGGTGTCTCTCAATTTCCAGCTAGAATTAAGTGTGCTACACTTTCATGGAAAGCAGTAGAACAAGGATTAAATAAGAAGGAGGAGTAA
- the sufB gene encoding Fe-S cluster assembly protein SufB, which translates to MDDNKKKIDQIVGDYQFGFITDSKPVLDTGKGINEKIVRQISEIKKEPEWMTDFRLKSYQKFLEIKNPSWGPDLSFIDFQDFTYYIKPSDRAETNWDEVPEKIKQTFEKLGIPEAERNYLSGVSTQFESEVVYHNTQKELDDLGVIYVDTDTALREYPELFKKYFATVVPFDDNKYAALNSAVWSGGSFIYVPKGVKVPKPLQSYFRINSDQMGQFERTLIVVDEGAHVNYVEGCTAPVYSNDSLHAAIVEIIVEKDATCRYTTIQNWSDNVLNLVTKRAFVYENGHMEWIDGNIGSRVNMKYPSCILLGERAKGTTISIAFAGKNQWQDAGAKMIHLAPNTTSSIVSKSISRAGGAVNYRGKVHFGKNAKGARANIECDTIILDDFSTSDTIPINVVRNSDVFLQHEATVSKISEEQLFYLMSRGLTQEQATEMIVMGFIEPFAKELPMEYAVELNQLIKLEMEGSIG; encoded by the coding sequence ATGGATGACAATAAAAAAAAAATAGACCAAATTGTTGGTGACTACCAATTTGGGTTTATTACAGATAGTAAACCAGTTTTAGATACTGGAAAAGGTATCAATGAAAAAATTGTTAGACAAATTAGTGAAATTAAAAAAGAACCAGAATGGATGACAGACTTTAGACTTAAAAGTTATCAAAAATTCTTAGAAATAAAGAATCCATCATGGGGGCCAGATTTATCATTTATCGACTTCCAAGATTTTACATATTATATTAAACCAAGTGACAGAGCTGAAACAAATTGGGATGAAGTGCCAGAGAAAATCAAACAAACATTTGAAAAACTGGGTATTCCAGAAGCTGAAAGAAACTACTTATCAGGGGTTTCTACACAATTTGAATCAGAAGTTGTTTATCATAATACACAAAAAGAATTAGATGATTTAGGAGTAATCTATGTAGATACTGATACTGCATTAAGAGAGTACCCTGAATTGTTTAAAAAGTATTTTGCTACAGTTGTACCATTTGATGATAATAAGTATGCTGCATTAAATAGTGCTGTATGGAGTGGTGGTTCATTTATATATGTGCCAAAAGGTGTTAAAGTGCCTAAACCACTACAGTCATATTTTAGAATTAACTCAGACCAAATGGGCCAATTTGAAAGAACATTAATTGTAGTAGACGAAGGTGCGCATGTTAATTATGTAGAAGGTTGTACAGCGCCTGTTTACTCAAACGACAGTTTACATGCGGCAATTGTTGAAATTATTGTTGAAAAAGACGCAACATGTCGTTATACGACTATTCAAAACTGGTCAGATAATGTATTAAACTTAGTAACTAAAAGAGCCTTTGTTTATGAAAATGGACATATGGAATGGATTGATGGAAACATAGGATCAAGAGTGAATATGAAATATCCATCATGTATTCTATTAGGTGAAAGAGCTAAGGGTACTACAATTTCTATTGCCTTTGCTGGTAAGAACCAATGGCAAGATGCAGGGGCTAAAATGATTCACTTAGCTCCAAATACCACATCAAGTATTGTTTCTAAATCAATCAGTCGTGCTGGTGGAGCAGTAAACTATAGAGGTAAAGTTCACTTTGGTAAAAATGCTAAAGGCGCTAGAGCTAATATAGAATGTGATACCATTATTTTAGATGATTTTTCTACAAGTGATACAATTCCTATTAATGTTGTTAGAAATAGTGATGTTTTCTTACAACATGAGGCAACAGTATCTAAAATATCAGAAGAACAATTGTTCTATTTAATGAGCAGAGGGTTAACACAAGAACAAGCAACAGAAATGATTGTAATGGGCTTTATAGAACCATTTGCTAAAGAACTTCCAATGGAATATGCAGTTGAATTAAACCAACTAATTAAACTTGAAATGGAAGGTTCAATTGGATAA
- a CDS encoding PucR family transcriptional regulator, whose translation MSLIILRIESNTTHDMNIFSIAKDLFLTIDCLNIGSDWIIHTKETKEHIKEGLNNLYNDLMINFIGYIGNDDEDIELIRSILPKKVYKRTVYDEKKIAQYVIKNNIISEFHPFKKYKLNHEILETIKAFLENNMNVSKTAEKMYLHRNTLIQRLEKFKRDTNYDLKKFEDAFICSYYLIPEI comes from the coding sequence ATGAGTCTAATTATATTAAGAATTGAATCAAACACTACTCATGATATGAATATCTTTTCAATTGCTAAAGATCTTTTTTTAACAATTGATTGTCTCAATATAGGATCAGACTGGATCATTCATACTAAAGAAACTAAAGAACATATTAAAGAAGGATTAAACAACTTGTATAATGATTTAATGATTAACTTTATTGGTTATATTGGAAATGATGATGAAGATATTGAATTAATTAGAAGTATCTTGCCCAAAAAGGTGTATAAAAGAACTGTTTATGATGAAAAAAAAATAGCTCAATATGTTATAAAAAATAATATCATCTCAGAGTTTCATCCGTTTAAAAAATATAAATTAAACCATGAAATATTAGAAACAATTAAGGCTTTTCTAGAAAACAACATGAATGTTTCAAAAACTGCTGAAAAGATGTATCTTCATAGAAACACTTTGATTCAAAGATTAGAAAAATTTAAAAGAGATACCAATTATGATCTTAAAAAATTTGAGGATGCATTTATTTGTTCATACTACCTAATACCTGAAATATAG